CACTAAAGGCATCCGCATCGAGTACCTCAGCCCATTTGTAACTATAGTAACCTGCAGCATACCCACCAGCCATGATATGCGAGAATTGTACTGTCATACAAGTGTTAGGTAATTGCTTGCCAAGAATGGCCTTTTTCCAGGCTTTCTTCTCAAAAGGAATAATATTCGCATTAAAGGGTTTCTTTTGGGTATAGTAAGCCATATCCAAAAGACCGAAGCTTACTTGACGTAAACAGGCTGTAGCTACCATAAAATTGCGACTTTTCATTATTCGATCTATTAATTCGTCTGGCAAAGGTTCGCCTGTCTGATAATGAAAAGCAAAAGTACGGAGAAACTCTTTTTCCACAGAATAATTCTCCATAAACTGAGAAGGTAGTTCTACAAAATCCCACCAAACATTGGTACCGCTAAGACTTTCAAAACGAGTATTAGCAAACATACCATGCAAAGAATGACCAAACTCGTGAAGGAAGGTTTCAACCTCACTTAAAGTAAGTAAAGCAGGTTTGTCAGCCGTTGGCTTACTTAGATTCATCACCACACTCACGTGAGGACGAACATTTTCTCCTTTTTTATCAATGAACTGCCCCTGGTATTCAGTCATCCAGGCTCCTCCTTGTTTACCTTTACGTGGATGGAAATCTGCGTAGAACACAGCCAAATAAGAACCATCCTTATCAAACACCTCGTAGGCTTTTACATCTGGGTGATAAACAGGTATTTTCTTATTTTCCTTGAAAGTAATACCATAAAGGCGGTTGGCAAGGCCGAATACTCCATCTATTACTTTCGACAATTCAAAATAAGGACGAAGCATCTCGGCGTCAAGATTAAACTTCTCCAATTGAAGTTTGTGAGAATAGAACGCTGAATCCCAAGGTTTCATCTGATACTTTTTCCCCTCCATTTTCTGCGCCATCTTTTTTAGTTCCTCGCGTTCTGTTTCGGCTGTAGGAAGATAGGCATCAATAAGGTCATAAAGTAGTTTATAGACAGACTTCGTGTTACCTGCCATACGACGCACCAACACATAATCGGCGTAAGTCTTATAGCCTAACAATTGAGCTATCTCACGGCGTAGATTTATGAGTCGCTTACATATTTCCAGATTATTTTCTGAATTGTCGTGCGTACACATAGTGTTGCGGGCCATATATAGCTGTTCTCGTAATTTGCGCTGAGTACTATATGTCATAAAGGGAGAATACGAAGGATAGTCGAGAGTAAAAATCCATCCGTCCTTGCCTTGCAAACTAGCCTCTTGAGCAGCTGCAGCTATAGCACTATCGGGAAGACCGTCTAATTGCTTTTCATCAGTAATATGTAAGACAAAGGCTTTTGTTTCTTTCAATAAGTTCTGAGAAAATTGGAGCGATAGCATTGAAGCCTCTTCGGTAAGTTTACGAAGTTTCTCTTTACCTTCAGCATCAAGCAAAGCGCCACTACGCACAAATCCCTGATAAGTGTTTTCGAGCAACATACGCTCTTCAGCTGTAAGTTTGCGATGATGGTGATGAACATATTTTATACGTTCAAAAAGCTTCTCGTTAAGACGCACATCATTTGCATGCTGAGTAAGAATGGGTTGCATCTTCTGTGCCAAGGCATCCATTTCATCGTTTGTTTCGGCCGATAAAAGGTTGAAGAAAACGGTAGATACTCTATCCAACAAATCATAATAGCCCACTGAGTCATCATCTTTATCAATTATGGTATTATCGAATGTCGGCTTGGCTGGATTGTTAATGGTTTTCTCAATCTGTTCGTTATCACGACGTATTCCCTCCATAAATGCTTCTTCAAAATCCTCCAAACGAATACGATCGAAAGGCACTACATCGTGAGGAGTTCCATAAGGAACGAAAAAGGGATTTATTCTTTTTTTAGATATTTCGTTCATTGTAAATTTAGCTTTCTCTTTATAGCGTGCAAATTTACGAAAAAAATCTTTTACACATACACCAATTTATAATATTTAAGGAAGCAATCTATTGTAAAATCACATTTTTTGTATATCTTTGCAGCCTAAAAGCAAAAAATAACATCAATTATATGAACGTTTTAGAACTTAGCGAACAAGAGATTCTCCGTCGTCAGTCACTCGACGAATTACGAAATATGGGAATTGATCCCTATCCTGCAGCAGAGTATCCTGTAACAGCATGGAGTACAGAAATCATTAATAATTTTGTGGATTTACCAGTCATCGGAAAAGACGATGAGGGAAATGATGTACGCGAAACTCCAACACCTGAAAATAGCCGTATGGTAAGTATTGCTGGCCGAATCATGAGCAAAAGTATCATGGGAAAGGCTGCATTCGCTAAACTTCAGGATTCTAAAGGGCGCATTCAGGTTTATGTTCAGCGCGATGCCATTTGTCCAGGCGAGAACAAAGACCTTTACAATATTGTTTTCAAGAAGCTCCTCGATTTAGGAGATTTCATCGGTGTAAAAGGCTATGTATTCCGTACAAAAACTGGTGAAATTAGTGTTCATGTAATGGAATTAACCGTTCTAAGCAAAAGTCTTAAACCACTTCCAGTAGTAAAGACTGATGCCGACGGCAAGGTTTACGATGCATTTGATGATCCTGAATTACGCTATCGTCAACGTTATGTTGACTTAGTGGTAAATTCCGGCGTAAAAGAAACTTTCCTGAAGCGTGCTACTATTATTCGCACTATGCGTAGCATCCTCGATGAAGCCGGCTATACAGAAGTAGACACTCCTATCCTTCAGAATATTGCAGGTGGTGCATCTGCTCGTCCATTCATTACTCATTTCAATGCCCTGAATCAAGACATGTACATGCGTATTGCTACAGAGCTCTACCTGAAGCGCCTTATTGTAGGCGGCTTTGAAGGTGTTTACGAAATGGGCAAGAATTTCCGCAACGAAGGTATGGACAAGACTCACAATCCGGAGTTCACATGTATGGAACTCTATGTGAGCTATAAAGATCTGTTATGGGGTATGACTTTTACAGAAAATATGCTGGAAAAGATTTGTACTGCCGTCAATGGAAAACCAGAAGTGGAAATAGATGGAAAGGTTATTTCCTTCCGTGCCCCCTTCCGCCGTTTACCGATTCTTGATGCTATCAAGGAAAAAACCGGATTCGACTGTGATGGTAAGAGCGAAGATGAAATTCGCAATTTCTGTTTGTCGAAAGGCATGGAGGTAGATGAGACAATGGGTAAGGGAAAACTAATTGACGAACTCTTTGGCGAATTTTGTGAAGGTACCTTTATACAACCAACTTTCATTACCGACTATCCTGTTGAGATGAGTCCTCTGACAAAGATGCACCGTTCAAAACCTGGACTTACCGAGCGTTTCGAACTAATGGTAAACGGAAAGGAATTGGCAAATGCATATTCAGAACTAAACGACCCTATTGACCAAGAGGAACGCTTCAAAGAACAGATGCGACTGGCAGACAAGGGGGATGATGAGGCTATGATTATCGATCATGACTTCCTTCGCGCTCTACAATACGGTATGCCCCCCACTTTTGGTATTGGTATCGGTATCGACCGTCTTGTAATGTTGCTCACTGGAAAGTTTGCTATTGGCGAGGTTATGCTATTCCCCCAAATGAAACCTGAGAAGAAAGCTCCACAGAGCAGTATTCAGGAATGGGCTGCTATAGGAGTGCCAGAGGATTGGGTTTACGTGCTGCGAAAAGCAGGTTTCTACCTTATCCAAGATATTAAAAACGAGAAATCACAGGGGCTCCAACAAAAGATTGGCGAAATCAACAAGAAATACAAGCTTGGATACGAAAAGCCTTCATTGGAAGAAGTTCAGAGTTGGATTGATAAAGCTCAGGCCTAAAATCTAAAATATCTAATTTCACACGCCGAAGTGTATAATTGTGGAAAAATAGCCATCATTGGCGGCGGTTCATGGGCAACTGCTATAGCCAAGATTGTGGTGGGACAGACTCACCACATAGGATGGTATATGCGACGCAATGATCAGATTGAGGATTTTCGCCGATCTGGTCATAATCCGTCCTATCTGACGAGTGTTCGTTTCAATATAGATGAGATTTATTTCGATAGCGATTTAAATCGAATTGTCCAATTGTACGACACATTGGTGTTTGTTGTTCCCTCGCCCTATCTGAAAAATCATCTGCGCCGACTGAAAACCCGTCTTAAAGACAAGTTTATCATTACGGCTATTAAGGGTATTGTACCTGATGAGAACTTAGTTTGCTCGGAATACTTTCATCAAATTTTTGATATTCCATATAACTACTTAGCCTGTTTAGGTGGACCTTCACATGCTGAAGAGGTGGCATTAGAGCGACTTAGCTATCTGACTGTAGGCTGCTTAGATCAAGAGAAGGCGCAGGCATTTGCTGACGTACTGACAAGTGGTTTCATCAAGACAAAAACCTCGACCGATGTAATAGGCATAGAATATTCTTCAGTGCTAAAGAATGTTTATTCAATAGCAGCAGGCATCTGCTCTGGTTTGAAGATGGGCGACAACTTTCAAGCTGTATTAATGTCGAATGCTGTTCAGGAGATGTCACGTTTCTTACAGAGCGTACATCCCATAGACAGAAACGTATATGATTCCGTTTATTTAGGTGACTTGCTTGTCACAGGTTATTCTAATTTCTCACGAAACCGCGTTTTTGGTACAATGATAGGAAAGGGCTATAGTGTAAAATCAGCCCAAATGGAGATGGAAATGATTGCCGAAGGTTATTTCGGCACGAAATGTATGAAGGAAATTAATCGCCATTTTCACGTAAACATGCCGATTCTTGACGCCGTTTATAATATTTTATACGAACGTATCAGTCCACAAGTTGAGATAAAACTTCTCACAGATTCATTCCGATAATAACGAATAAAGGCTCCAATGTTGGAGCCTTTATTCGTTTTATAATTTGACAGACGAGATATCAACTAATCCATTAATAATTGCATAAATAGTAAGACCTGCAGGAGAATGAATTTGTAACTTGCGGGCGATATTACGTCTATGAGTAATGACCGTATTTATAGAAATGCACAAATGATCAGCAATTTCCTTATTAGCCATTCCCTGCACAAGTGCCACTATCACATCTTTTTCACGGTCACTTAATGCTTCATTGGACTGACCATTTCCCTTAAAGACCATATCACTTATATTGCGAGTTACTCCATTCTGCTTAGTAAGTTGTTCAAGACGACGAATGGCTGGAACAAATATATAGTCTTCGACCATTGAATGCTGATAAAGCCACTGTTCGTTGTCGTATATATCATGAAGAGTAGCTGTAAGCATATTATTGTGAAGGCCATCGTTAGGGAGATACTTAATAATAAGCAGTTTTAACTCACGCAATTTCTTGTCGGCAGCACCATGATGCTTTGAGAATGTTTCAATACTGTATTCATTTGGAGTCTTACCAGCAAGTAAAGCACGAACATATGGGAAGAGTGTTTTTTGTTCGTATTGCATATGACGACGGATTTCATGAGAATACTCATCATAAAGTCTCAAGATGAGTTGCCCTAAAGAATCTTTCTCGTTTAAACACTCAGTTAGCTCTCGACGGATGAACGGTAACTGAAAATCAAGATAATAAGCATGACTAGCTTCTAAATAGTGAATTAGTGTAGGAACCGACAAACGTTCATCAGCGTAAACCTGTTTTTCATTGCTGAATGTACGCTCATATTCTCCACTTCCATTAATTGTAAAATTCACTACAGAGAGGAAAGTATAAGTATCAACACCGTTTGATTCACACGTTTCCTGTACTGTTTTATCGCCAAAACCAAGCTGAATGCCAAACGCTCCCAGCATCTGAAGCAAGTCATAATTATCACGTATGAGCGAGATCATCTTGTCGTCAGCTTCATACATTTTTTGATTCTTCATGAAGTAATTGTAATAGTTTCTGACTGCAAAATTAATCAATTAATATGGAAAATGGCACAAAAAAGTAACACATTATCATTCATTAACTGCTCCACAATAAGGACATTTTCCTAAAGTATGTAATTCGTGACCACAGCGTCCACAACGAAAAACGGTGCCACAGGTTCGGTAGTAACGCGTCAAAGCGAATACTAAATAGACAACATAAAGAAGGTAGCCAACGTAGTATAAAGTAGTAAGACTAAATAAAACGTAATTGACAGCACATACGCCTGCAAGACCTAAAAAATAGAAAAATGCCTCACCAAAAGGCAAACGACGCCGAACATCATCAAAAGTGGCAATAGCAACTATCACCATAGTCCACACTGAGGTTAG
The sequence above is a segment of the Prevotella sp. E9-3 genome. Coding sequences within it:
- a CDS encoding M3 family metallopeptidase, with protein sequence MNEISKKRINPFFVPYGTPHDVVPFDRIRLEDFEEAFMEGIRRDNEQIEKTINNPAKPTFDNTIIDKDDDSVGYYDLLDRVSTVFFNLLSAETNDEMDALAQKMQPILTQHANDVRLNEKLFERIKYVHHHHRKLTAEERMLLENTYQGFVRSGALLDAEGKEKLRKLTEEASMLSLQFSQNLLKETKAFVLHITDEKQLDGLPDSAIAAAAQEASLQGKDGWIFTLDYPSYSPFMTYSTQRKLREQLYMARNTMCTHDNSENNLEICKRLINLRREIAQLLGYKTYADYVLVRRMAGNTKSVYKLLYDLIDAYLPTAETEREELKKMAQKMEGKKYQMKPWDSAFYSHKLQLEKFNLDAEMLRPYFELSKVIDGVFGLANRLYGITFKENKKIPVYHPDVKAYEVFDKDGSYLAVFYADFHPRKGKQGGAWMTEYQGQFIDKKGENVRPHVSVVMNLSKPTADKPALLTLSEVETFLHEFGHSLHGMFANTRFESLSGTNVWWDFVELPSQFMENYSVEKEFLRTFAFHYQTGEPLPDELIDRIMKSRNFMVATACLRQVSFGLLDMAYYTQKKPFNANIIPFEKKAWKKAILGKQLPNTCMTVQFSHIMAGGYAAGYYSYKWAEVLDADAFSVFKANGIFDQKTADRFRQNILSKGGTEHPMTLYKRFRGSEPTIDALLERNGLNRKTN
- the lysS gene encoding lysine--tRNA ligase gives rise to the protein MNVLELSEQEILRRQSLDELRNMGIDPYPAAEYPVTAWSTEIINNFVDLPVIGKDDEGNDVRETPTPENSRMVSIAGRIMSKSIMGKAAFAKLQDSKGRIQVYVQRDAICPGENKDLYNIVFKKLLDLGDFIGVKGYVFRTKTGEISVHVMELTVLSKSLKPLPVVKTDADGKVYDAFDDPELRYRQRYVDLVVNSGVKETFLKRATIIRTMRSILDEAGYTEVDTPILQNIAGGASARPFITHFNALNQDMYMRIATELYLKRLIVGGFEGVYEMGKNFRNEGMDKTHNPEFTCMELYVSYKDLLWGMTFTENMLEKICTAVNGKPEVEIDGKVISFRAPFRRLPILDAIKEKTGFDCDGKSEDEIRNFCLSKGMEVDETMGKGKLIDELFGEFCEGTFIQPTFITDYPVEMSPLTKMHRSKPGLTERFELMVNGKELANAYSELNDPIDQEERFKEQMRLADKGDDEAMIIDHDFLRALQYGMPPTFGIGIGIDRLVMLLTGKFAIGEVMLFPQMKPEKKAPQSSIQEWAAIGVPEDWVYVLRKAGFYLIQDIKNEKSQGLQQKIGEINKKYKLGYEKPSLEEVQSWIDKAQA
- a CDS encoding NAD(P)H-dependent glycerol-3-phosphate dehydrogenase, which codes for MYNCGKIAIIGGGSWATAIAKIVVGQTHHIGWYMRRNDQIEDFRRSGHNPSYLTSVRFNIDEIYFDSDLNRIVQLYDTLVFVVPSPYLKNHLRRLKTRLKDKFIITAIKGIVPDENLVCSEYFHQIFDIPYNYLACLGGPSHAEEVALERLSYLTVGCLDQEKAQAFADVLTSGFIKTKTSTDVIGIEYSSVLKNVYSIAAGICSGLKMGDNFQAVLMSNAVQEMSRFLQSVHPIDRNVYDSVYLGDLLVTGYSNFSRNRVFGTMIGKGYSVKSAQMEMEMIAEGYFGTKCMKEINRHFHVNMPILDAVYNILYERISPQVEIKLLTDSFR
- a CDS encoding LuxR C-terminal-related transcriptional regulator, producing MKNQKMYEADDKMISLIRDNYDLLQMLGAFGIQLGFGDKTVQETCESNGVDTYTFLSVVNFTINGSGEYERTFSNEKQVYADERLSVPTLIHYLEASHAYYLDFQLPFIRRELTECLNEKDSLGQLILRLYDEYSHEIRRHMQYEQKTLFPYVRALLAGKTPNEYSIETFSKHHGAADKKLRELKLLIIKYLPNDGLHNNMLTATLHDIYDNEQWLYQHSMVEDYIFVPAIRRLEQLTKQNGVTRNISDMVFKGNGQSNEALSDREKDVIVALVQGMANKEIADHLCISINTVITHRRNIARKLQIHSPAGLTIYAIINGLVDISSVKL